From one Simplicispira suum genomic stretch:
- a CDS encoding nucleotidyltransferase family protein — protein MRPLTDHTPKPLLQVHGRPLLAWHLHALAHAGVPRVVINTAWLGEQITEHFGSFFGLQRTTDKREQLSISYSNEGLDFGGALETAGGIARALPLLDSDVFWLAAGDVFMPAFGFAAAAVRAFRHSGALARLWLVPNPPQHPRGDFGLSDAGLALNLQEADPRPRYTYSTVALLHRDLFAPPWCDIAPGNPQGVRAALAPLLRRAMDNGRVQAELHTGRWVDVGTPQRLVDLNAETLSP, from the coding sequence ATGCGGCCGCTGACCGACCACACGCCCAAGCCCCTGCTGCAAGTGCACGGCCGCCCGTTGCTGGCCTGGCATTTGCACGCGCTGGCGCACGCCGGCGTGCCGCGCGTGGTGATCAACACCGCCTGGCTGGGCGAGCAGATTACCGAGCATTTTGGAAGCTTTTTTGGCCTCCAGCGCACGACTGATAAGCGCGAGCAGCTATCAATTTCATACTCCAACGAAGGCCTCGACTTTGGCGGCGCGCTGGAGACAGCGGGCGGCATTGCACGCGCCCTGCCGCTGCTGGACTCGGACGTGTTCTGGCTGGCGGCGGGCGATGTGTTCATGCCGGCTTTTGGCTTCGCCGCGGCAGCCGTGCGCGCCTTTCGCCACAGCGGCGCGCTGGCGCGCCTGTGGCTGGTGCCCAACCCGCCGCAGCACCCGCGCGGCGATTTTGGCCTCTCGGACGCCGGCCTGGCGCTGAACCTGCAGGAGGCCGACCCACGGCCCCGCTACACCTACAGCACCGTCGCCCTGCTGCACCGCGATCTGTTTGCCCCGCCCTGGTGCGATATTGCGCCCGGCAACCCGCAAGGGGTACGCGCGGCACTGGCACCGCTGCTGCGCCGGGCGATGGACAATGGCCGCGTGCAGGCCGAACTTCACACTGGCCGCTGGGTCGATGTGGGTACGCCGCAGCGCCTGGTCGACCTCAACGCCGAAACCTTGTCACCATGA